A window from Megalobrama amblycephala isolate DHTTF-2021 linkage group LG9, ASM1881202v1, whole genome shotgun sequence encodes these proteins:
- the prrc2a gene encoding protein PRRC2A isoform X1: MSERSGQTAKGKDGKTKYASLNLFDTYKGKSLEAQKPVVAPRHGLQSLGKVASARRMPPPANLPSLKAENKGNDPNVSLVPKDGTGWASKQEQADPKSTDVLSTAQPESQQPVASQMSVPSVPRTPPAQEAPTQALAVGPRSWAPASVTHGVQGDGGKGSNQPSPFSREEFPTLQAAGDQDRAGKEQATADQWYGPGPSLRPQNVTSWRDGGGRALAPTLAGEAVAEGGAGGNMVMEGAAGAPPIPQQNASSHGPPRAPSTSNPALPLPQPPIGPQFQAYRGIMPPFMYPPYLPFPPYGPQGPYRYPPPNEAPRFSRSQGGVGPDGRPPGGPRGEVVKRPSILKQDDLKELDELDHDGDEGWAGAQEEIDYSAKLKFSDDEGEDDGEEERTENKNGTRESREQQRSQDGPAPVSRSRASDSGGDSRRTPPSSAEDGSASPSSKPGWAEESGSSWSSQANAGPYQGRRPGLGGPREQPSPPPGPLLGQGPNSYYRQDRPLNQSPISGPILAPQKPSGAQAQQQAGPLPGGPTPPPSGTLHPQQQGEDEDETWRQRRKQSSTEISAAVERARRRREEEERRMQEERRAACAEKLKRLDEKQQQQQTMKPSSPSDAPANSPSPSLSASASSPNISQPPSPCVDIEEPPLSPAHGSSATLGLNINNRQRAGSNSSHDSNTESQQALQPQAIQHPQSLDVPVPGDAKEEPVVGVPHIRGTRGGDDSVKLVESVGGTGRQGSGPPGQGFSKYQKSLPPRFQRQQQEQLLKQQQQQQQQHQWQQQQHNQVAQNQLQSQPQNQQGPSPGTTPQSGLKQPTLYPSGSMGRPPPLPMNFDPRWMIMPYMDPRIMQGRPPPMDYYPPSMHPSGLISRERSDSGGSGSDPFDRQQHGGPPHPHRGTPPMDPKLAWGPDVFPGGTEGRGLTSPLRQKTVEEEEAGKGQRSDTPPVRLREGGTAPIQPPGVAPSSPSGSSNQTPPPLGIQVGGQGGSHHAHHQPFMGGRGGYSSYPDNGSRMGPHLQQRASSGGTLHGFGHQESSQQSQIWGTPHPHYDRNGRSDHSALEANSHLQHHGPPTHPPHFTLHPHKQENGREREKGGEPKKSDPSPHLHQPSLSSSCSSSSSSSSSAREDGSGKQSLHNQVTPQHEHDTGSTHASGRKQEKMGNAHNQPPQHSVQQHHPKANPRSREHKTETHWGPRPGSSSMSGGSTHNRKAGSGMSGNTEESANQGSENKCFTQSDGITVKRAGPIKRPVLKEMKREGGEGGGEKTTGGSGKDKEQDASQTTTKQEPASGAQVSSAPSGKDDAVSSNKPRTGGKERGNTGGTGKGSKNGESSIQNSGYSASQSRRERELSSERGSTTYHASSSRGSRSNRGRGEFFGRGRGYRGTYTGSAGGGSRGKAGGRSSKDYRSAANSGYHHAPSNQDYKREASSGSGRHGHGGSQPNPGRARNRSETRSEGSEYEEVPKRRRQRGSETGSESAGSDLAHSDKEDRKLNTKTGTGGENPTTGPSSSSAPIRNSQTRVFTPRGVPSRRGRGGGGAGGGLHRSGGTAGVSGGHRSGPGSASHGWSAKSATVRKQQTSSQPSPPKDSGRGMNGDKKKAADLNQSQSQSTNSSTPNPSVPTAIQQGSTENGSVGAPLPSSNVPLNSTGAPTQTLPLSTPDGRSFPNRGFERPPRRRRHGRSQHQQDKPPRFRRLKQERENAARINGSSGIEVVAGQQQHTASPLQNSLQETNSTPSASVPAVANANHTVSATSNNNNNSSNLGGGNQNFNSHHHHHYQGNSQSHPQHHHNHNPAGGAKSPDVSNQNSDQANEEWETASESSDFTEFREREGGGGGKSYSSHHHHHHHHHPSGRGGGGGGGGGGGGGGEREMTAKELATSKRSFSSQRPGMERQNRRVNTGGGGGGRGPRGPPGAGGAVGGAGAGGGNRGERRGNWPSPKNRK; encoded by the exons ATGTCAGAGCGCTCTGGGCAAACGGCAAAGGGGAAGGATGGCAAAACCAAGTATGCGTCTCTCAACCTGTTTGATACCTACAAAGGAAAGAGCCTTGAAGCACAGAAGCCAGTTG TTGCCCCTCGTCATGGCTTACAGTCTCTTGGTAAAGTTGCCTCTGCACGGCGCATGCCCCCCCCTGCCAACTTGCCTAGTTTGAAGGCGGAGAACAAAGGTAACGACCCCAACGTCTCGCTCGTTCCCAAAGACGGCACAGGATGGGCAAGCAAGCAGGAACAAGCAGACCCAAAGAG TACCGATGTATTGTCAACAGCGCAGCCGGAGTCGCAGCAGCCTGTGGCCTCACAGATGTCTGTGCCGAGCGTGCCGAGAACACCTCCAGCTCAAGAG GCCCCTACTCAAGCTCTAGCCGTAGGACCAAGGTCCTGGGCACCGGCCAGTGTTACACATGGAGTACAAGGAGATG GTGGAAAGGGATCAAACCAACCGTCGCCATTCTCTCGCGAGGAATTTCCCACCCTGCAGGCGGCTGGAGACCAGGACAGAGCTGGCAAAGAACAGGCCACTGCAGATCAGTGGTATGGGCCAGGACCAAGCCTCCGCCCCCAGA ACGTTACGAGTTGGCGGGATGGTGGGGGCCGGGCATTGGCACCCACCCTGGCTGGGGAGGCAGTTGCGGAGGGCGGTGCTGGGGGAAACATGGTGATGGAGGGTGCTGCTGGGGCCCCTCCCATCCCACAGCAGAATGCATCCTCTCATGGGCCGCCTAGAGCTCCCTCAACCAGCAACCCCGCGCTTCCCCTCCCCCAGCCACCTATTGGCCCGCAGTTCCAGGCTTACAGAGGGATCATGCCTCCCTTC ATGTATCCACCATACTTGCCCTTTCCACCCTATGGTCCACAGGGACCTTACAGGTACCCACCCCCAAATGAGGCCCCTAG GTTTTCTCGTTCCCAGGGTGGAGTAGGGCCAGATGGGCGGCCACCTGGAGGCCCCCGGGGTGAAGTGGTAAAACGTCCATCCATCCTCAAACAGGATGACCTGAAGGAGCTGGATGAGCTGGACCATGATGGAGATGAGGGCTGGGCTG GAGCACAGGAGGAAATTGACTACTCCGCAAAGTTGAAGTTCAGCGATGATGAAGGAGAGGATGATGGGGAAGAAGAACGGACTGAAAACAAAAATGGAACCCG AGAGTCAAGGGAGCAGCAGAGATCCCAAGATGGACCTGCACCTGTTTCACGTTCCCGGGCATCCGACAGTGGAGGGGATTCGCGCCGCACCCCTCCTTCCAGTGCTGAAGATGGCTCCGCATCCCCCTCCAGCAAGCCAGGCTGGGCCGAGGAGAGTGGAAGCAGCTGGAGCAGCCAAGCAAATGCAGGACCTTATCAG GGGCGTAGGCCTGGATTAGGTGGCCCAAGGGAGCAGCCCTCCCCCCCACCAGGTCCACTTCTTGGACAAGGGCCCAACTCCTACTACCGCCAG GACCGGCCATTGAACCAGTCGCCAATTTCCGGCCCCATCCTGGCCCCCCAGAAGCCCAGTGGTGCCCAGGCACAGCAGCAGGCGGGGCCATTGCCTGGTGGGCCGACCCCTCCTCCCTCCGGCACCCTGCACCCCCAGCAACAGggtgaggatgaggatgagacATGGCGGCAACGAAGGAAGCAGTCGTCAACAGAGATCTCCGCTGCAGTAGAGCGTGCTCGTCGTCGACGTGAAGAGGAGGAACGGAGGATGCAGGAGGAGCGCCGTGCTGCCTGTGCAGAGAAGCTCAAAAGACTTGATgaaaaacaacagcagcaacagaCTATGAAACCCAGCAGCCCCAGTGATGCTCCAGCCAACAGCCCTAGTCCTTCCTTATCCGCATCTGCCTCATCTCCTAATATCAGTCAGCCACCGTCACCCTGTGTGGACATTGAAGAACCTCCTCTATCACCCGCTCATGGGAGCAGTGCAACATTAGGGTTGAATATTAATAACAGACAGAGGGCTGGCAGCAACAGCAGCCATGACTCCAACACTG AGTCCCAGCAGGCTCTGCAGCCTCAAGCTATCCAGCATCCACAATCCTTGGATGTCCCAGTGCCTGGAGATGCCAAGGAGGAACCTGTGGTGGGCGTGCCACACATCCGTGGCACTAGAGGTGGAGATGACTCCGTGAAGTTGGTTGAAAGTGTTGGTGGAACAGGACGGCAGGGAAGTGGTCCACCTGGGCAGGGGTTTTCCAAGTATCAAAAATCGCTTCCTCCTCGTTTTCAGAGGCAACAACAG GAGCAACTTctcaaacagcagcagcagcagcagcagcagcatcagtggcagcagcagcaacataaCCAGGTTGCCCAAAATCAGCTCCAATCCCAGCCTCAGAATCAGCAGGGCCCCTCTCCAGGTACCACACCACAGTCTGGGCTTAAACAGCCAACCCTTTACCCCTCTGGCTCAATGGGACGCCCTCCACCTCTGCCTATGAACTTTGATCCCCGCTGGATGATAATGCCCTACATGGACCCCCGAATAATGCAGGGACGTCCCCCACCCATGGACTACTACCCTCCCAGCATGCATCCTTCTG GGTTGATAAGTCGAGAACGTTCTGATTCAGGTGGCTCTGGGTCAGATCCGTTTGATAGACAGCAGCATGGTGGACCCCCTCATCCTCATCGTGGCACACCTCCCATGGATCCCAAACTGGCTTGGGGACCAGATGTTTTTCCAGGGGGTACTGAGGGTCGAGGTCTAACCTCCCCCTTACGGCAGAAAACTGTCGAGGAAGAGGAGGCTGGCAAAGGTCAAAG AAGTGACACTCCTCCAGTGCGTTTGCGAGAGGGAGGTACGGCTCCCATTCAGCCGCCTGGTGTGGCTCCTAGCTCTCCATCTGGCTCATCCAACCAAACACCACCACCTCTGGGGATTCAAGTTGGGGGCCAGGGTGGTAGCCACCATGCCCATCATCAGCCCTTTATGGGTGGGCGAGGAGGTTACAGTAGCTACCCTGACAATGGTTCCAGAATGGGCCCCCACCTGCAGCAAAGGGCCAGCAGTGGAGGGACACTGCATGGTTTTGGACATCAAGAGAGTAGTCAACAGAGCCAAATCTGGGGGACTCCTCATCCCCATTATGACCGTAATGGGCGTTCTGATCACTCTGCCTTGGAGGCCAATTCGCATCTCCAACACCATGGTCCTCCCACTCACCCTCCTCATTTCACTCTTCATCCTCATAAGCAAGAGAATGGCAGGGAGCGAGAAAAAGGGGGGGAGCCAAAAAAGAGTGACCCTTCACCTCATCTCCATCAGCCGTCCCTCTCCTCTTCCTGttcatcgtcatcatcatcatcttcgtCAGCTAGAGAAGATGGCAGTGGAAAACAGTCCCTACATAATCAAGTCACACCACAGCATGAGCATGATACTGGATCCACTCATGCTTCAGGAAGGAAACAAGAGAAGATGGGAAATGCACATAATCAGCCCccacagcattctgtgcagcaGCATCACCCTAAAGCCAACCCTCGCAGTCGGGAGCACAAAACTGAGACGCACTGGGGCCCGAGGCCTGGTAGCAGTAGCATGAGCGGGGGCTCAACCCATAACAGAAAGGCAGGCTCTGGAATGAGTGGAAATACTGAAGAATCTGCTAATCAGGGGTCTGAGAACAAATGCTTTACTCAATCAGATGGCATCACAGTCAAGCGGGCAGGTCCTATTAAGAGACCAGTGCTTAAAGAGATGAAAAGAGAGGGTGGTGAAGGAGGAGGAGAAAAGACCACTGGAGGCTCTGGTAAAGATAAAGAACAAGATGCTAGCCAGACCACAACCAAACAAGAGCCAGCCTCTGGGGCTCAAGTGTCCTCAGCACCCAGTGGGAAAGATGATGCAGTCTCATCGAATAAACCCAGAACTGGTGGAAAGGAGCGAGGTAACACTGGGGGTACAGGTAAAGGATCCAAAAATGGAGAAAGCTCCATTCAGAATTCTGGCTATTCAGCTTCTCAGTCCAGGAGGGAAAGAGAGCTTTCTTCTGAAAGAGGAAGCACAACTTACCATGCATCCTCATCCAGAGGTAGCCGATCCAACCGTGGCCGAGGAGAGTTCTTCGGCCGAGGCCGAGGCTATAGGGGTACTTACACTGGCAGTGCAGGTGGTGGTAGCCGTGGGAAAGCAGGTGGCAGGAGCAGCAAGGACTATAGGTCAGCTGCCAACAGTGGCTACCACCATGCACCTTCTAATCAAGACTACAAGCGGGAGGCCTCATCTGGCAGTGGTAGGCATGGACATGGGGGCTCTCAGCCAAATCCGGGACGTGCTAGGAATCGAAGTGAAACTCGAAGTGAAGGGTCTGAATATGAAGAGGTGCCAAAGAGGAGGAGACAACGGGGATCTGAAACAGGCAGCGAGAGTGCTGGCAGTGACCTTGCTCACTCTGACAAGGAAGACCGCAAGCTGAACACCAAGACTGGCACTGGAGGAGAGAACCCTACAACAGGCCCTTCATCATCTTCAGCTCCGATCAGGAACTCCCAGACAAGAGTGTTCACTCCAAGGGGAGTGCCATCAAGACGTGGCAGGGGTGGAGGTGGTGCTGGAGGGGGTCTCCATAGAAGTGGAGGTACTGCTGGAGTGTCTGGTGGACATAGATCTGGACCTGGCTCTGCTTCTCATGGCTGGTCTGCAAAATCTGCTACTGTGCGAAAGCAACAGACATCCTCACAGCCATCCCCTCCTAAAGATTCAGGCCGTGGAATGAATGGTGACAAGAAGAAAGCTGCAGACCTGAATCAGTCTCAGAGTCAAAGTACAAATTCCTCCACACCTAATCCCTCTGTGCCCACAGCTATCCAACAGGGGTCCACTGAGAATGGAAGTGTTGGAGCCCCTCTGCCCTCAAGTAATGTTCCTTTAAATTCCACTGGCGCTCCTACCCAGACTCTTCCTCTGTCTACCCCCGATGGACGAAGTTTCCCTAACAGGGGATTTGAGCGGCCTCCTCGTCGTAGGCGCCACGGACGATCCCAGCATCAGCAGGACAAGCCTCCCAGGTTCCGCAGACTTAAGCAAGAGCGAGAGAATGCAGCCCGTATAAATGGAAGCAGTGGAATTGAAGTTGTAGCTGGACAACAGCAGCACACTGCTTCACCATTGCAGAATTCCCTGCAAGAAACCAACAGCACTCCCAGTGCCTCGGTCCCAGCTGTTGCAAATGCAAACCACACTGTATCCGCAACTtctaacaataataataatagcagcAACCTTGGGGGTGGAAACCAAAATTTCAATAGTCACCACCACCATCACTACCAGGGCAACTCCCAGTCACACCCTCAGCACCATCACAACCATAACCCAGCTGGGGGTGCCAAATCTCCCGATGTCTCTAACCAGAACTCTGACCAGGCCAATGAGGAATGGGAAACTGCCTCAGAAAGCAGTGATTTCACAGAGTTTCGAGAAAGAGAGGGTGGAGGAGGTGGTAAATCCTATTCTtcgcatcatcatcatcaccaccatcacCATCCATCAGGAAGAGGTGGTGGAGGTGGTGGTGGTGGCGGCGGCGGCGGTGGTGGTGAGAGAGAGATGACGGCTAAAGAATTGGCCACTAGCAAGAGAAGCTTCTCCAGTCAGCGCCCTGGAATGGAGAGGCAAAACAGAAGGGTGAACACCGGTGGTGGTGGTGGAGGAAGAGGCCCCAGGGGTCCGCCCGGTGCTGGCGGGGCAGTGGGTGGAGCTGGTGCTGGTGGGGGCAATCGTGGTGAGAGGCGTGGCAACTGGCCCTCTCCTAAGAACAGGAAGTGa